A genome region from Dehalococcoidales bacterium includes the following:
- a CDS encoding S41 family peptidase, with product MFNSSKTIASMVLIIVIVLAFGGGFLVGQGNPPPSPEGLNVIEEALNDVIAKYVEPGKIVTANITAGAIKGILASLHDPYTAYYAPAEYEMVQSDFEGSFEGIGAVVSTLEGKIIIVAPIAGAPAEKAGIKKNDVILAVNGESTEGQTQDMVVSKIRGTSGTTVELLILHEGETEPVTISVTRAKVEVPSVSFEMRGDIAVISILQFTNRTEEEFAKIMPNLAAENAAGIVLDLRGNPGGILDIVVQVASHFITDGVIVSVRSREGDIEVHHAVSQKVTTALPMVVLVDEFSASGSEVLTGALQDRGRAMVAGNVTYGKGSVNTLLHLSDGSGIYITIARWLTPNGTLIEGNGIIPDRLLDITGEEELQWAIDYLHGMNH from the coding sequence ATGTTCAACTCATCCAAGACTATCGCCAGTATGGTACTTATCATCGTCATCGTGCTTGCTTTCGGCGGCGGATTTCTGGTGGGACAGGGCAACCCGCCTCCCTCCCCGGAAGGGCTGAACGTCATCGAAGAAGCCCTGAACGACGTCATCGCCAAGTACGTGGAACCCGGCAAAATCGTCACCGCCAATATCACCGCCGGGGCGATCAAGGGGATACTTGCCTCGCTGCATGACCCCTATACCGCTTACTACGCGCCCGCAGAATACGAGATGGTCCAGAGCGATTTCGAGGGGTCGTTCGAAGGCATCGGCGCGGTGGTCAGCACCCTCGAAGGCAAGATAATCATCGTGGCGCCCATCGCCGGAGCGCCGGCGGAAAAAGCCGGCATCAAGAAAAACGATGTAATACTGGCAGTCAACGGCGAATCCACGGAAGGTCAGACCCAGGACATGGTGGTGAGCAAGATACGCGGGACCAGCGGCACCACGGTGGAACTGCTAATCCTCCACGAGGGGGAAACGGAGCCGGTGACCATCAGCGTGACCCGGGCCAAAGTGGAGGTGCCCAGCGTATCCTTTGAAATGCGGGGCGATATCGCGGTTATCAGCATCCTCCAGTTCACCAACCGTACCGAAGAAGAGTTCGCCAAGATAATGCCCAACCTGGCGGCGGAAAACGCCGCGGGCATCGTGCTCGACCTGCGCGGCAATCCCGGCGGCATCCTGGATATCGTCGTCCAGGTGGCCAGCCATTTCATCACCGACGGCGTTATCGTGTCCGTAAGGAGCCGGGAGGGAGACATAGAGGTACATCATGCCGTCTCCCAGAAAGTGACCACCGCCCTGCCGATGGTGGTGCTGGTGGATGAGTTCAGCGCCAGCGGCAGCGAGGTACTGACCGGCGCCCTCCAGGACCGCGGCCGCGCCATGGTGGCCGGCAACGTGACCTACGGCAAAGGCAGCGTAAACACCCTGCTGCATTTGAGCGACGGCTCCGGCATATATATCACCATCGCCCGCTGGCTTACCCCCAACGGCACGCTCATCGAGGGCAACGGTATTATCCCGGACAGGCTGCTGGACATTACCGGCGAGGAAGAGCTCCAGTGGGCGATAGACTACCTGCACGGCATGAACCATTAG
- a CDS encoding O-acetyl-ADP-ribose deacetylase, translating into MAEKLARQINKSELSLIQGDITRQATGAIVNAANSGLMGGGGVDGAIHRAGGPAILEECKQIVARQGRLPTGQAAITTAGDMPSKYVIHTVGPVWHGGKQGEPELLASAYRESLKLAAEYKLSSVSFPSISTGVYGYPVELAAPIALGEAASFLAGESSIKEVVFVLHDPNTFNAYAAALQRAAGGKG; encoded by the coding sequence ATGGCGGAAAAACTCGCCCGGCAGATAAACAAGTCCGAGCTCTCCCTTATCCAGGGGGATATTACCCGGCAGGCCACCGGGGCAATCGTGAACGCGGCCAACTCCGGTCTAATGGGGGGCGGGGGGGTTGACGGGGCTATCCACCGCGCCGGCGGCCCCGCCATCCTGGAAGAGTGCAAGCAAATAGTGGCGAGGCAGGGGCGTCTGCCTACCGGCCAGGCGGCCATCACCACCGCCGGCGATATGCCGTCCAAATACGTTATCCATACGGTGGGGCCTGTCTGGCACGGGGGGAAACAAGGCGAGCCGGAACTGCTGGCCAGCGCCTACCGGGAAAGCCTGAAGCTGGCCGCCGAATATAAATTATCTTCCGTATCTTTCCCCTCCATCAGCACCGGGGTTTACGGCTACCCGGTGGAATTGGCCGCGCCGATAGCGCTGGGGGAGGCGGCATCTTTTCTTGCCGGGGAAAGCAGCATCAAAGAGGTGGTTTTCGTGCTGCATGACCCGAACACTTTTAACGCTTACGCCGCG